The region TTTTGCACGTCGCCGACAGACAACGGATTCGGCGTCACCTCGTCGACAAGCACCGGATACGATTCTTTTAAATGATCGATCAGCTGTTTTGTTTCCTGACGCCCCAGCAGTTCGTGAGCATGGGCTTTCAGCACCTCCGTTAAGTGTGTCGAGACGACCGATGGCGGGTCGACGACCGTATAGCCAAGCATTTCCGCCCGGTCTTTTACGGTCTCGGAAATCCATTTCGCCGACAGACCAAACGCAGGTTCGATCGTGTCAATGCCATCAATCGAATCGTCGTCAACTCCGGGGCTCATCGCCAAATAATGGTCAAGCAGCAACTCGCCGCGCGCCACTTCCTCGCCTTTCACTTTGATCCGGTATTCATTCGGCTGCAGCTGGATGTTGTCGCGAACACGCACGACCGGAATGACGATGCCGAGCTCAAGCGCGAGCTGACGACGAATCATGACGATCCGGTCGAGCAAATCGCCGCCTTGATTGGCATCGGCGAGCGGAATGAGCGCGTAGCCGAACTCAAACTCAATCGGGTCAACGTGCAGCAGCTGAATAACGCTTTCCGGGCTTTTCAATTCGTCCGCGGCCGCCGCCTCCTCTTCCGGAGCAGCCAATGCCGCTTCTTCTTGCTTTTGCCGCTCGATAAATCGATAGCCGCCAAGCGCCAGCAACACGGCAATCGGCATCGTCAACAAGTCGTTGATCGGCGTAAACAAGCCGAGCAGGAAAATCGTTCCTGCCGTGACGTACAACATTTTCGGAAAGGCGAACAACTGGCGCATAATATCGCCGCTCAAGTTGCTGTCGGACGCTGCTCGGGTGACAATGATGCCGGTTGCCGTGGAAATCAACAGCGCCGGAATTTGGCTGACGATTCCGTCGCCGACCGTCAACAGCGTGTAGCGCTTCGCCGCCTCCGCCATGTCCATTCCTTGCTCGACGACGCCGATCACCATGCCAAACAGCATGTTGATGACGACGATAATGATGCTGGCGATGGCATCGCCTTTCACGAACTTGCTCGCCCCGTCCATTGCTCCGTAAAAGTCGGCTTCTTGCGCCACTTTTTCCCGCCGCTTTCGCGCTTCTTGCTCCGAAATCATGCCGGCGTTTAAATCGGCGTCAATGCTCATCTGTTTGCCGGGCATCGCATCGAGCGTAAAGCGGGCCGCCACTTCAGAGACGCGCTCCGCCCCTTTGGTGATGACAACAAACTGAATGATGACCAAGATCAAAAACACGACAAACCCAACGACGACATCGCCGCCAACGACGAACGTTCCGAACGTTTCAACGACGCCGCCCGCCTCCCCTTTGCTTAAAATCGAGCGGGTGGTTGACACGTTCAGACCGAGCCGAAACAGCGTCAGCACTAAAAGCAATGACGGAAAAATGGAAAACTCAAGCGGCTCTTTCGTGTTCATCGCCGTCAGCAAAACAAGCAAGGCAAGGGAAATATTGATGATGATCAATACGCTCAACAGCCACGTCGGCAACGGGATGACGAGCATGGCGACGATGAGCACGACAAGAAACAATACGGATAAATCTTTCATTTGCGCTTGCATTGTTTTCTCTGCTTGCATTGTTTTCTCTCCTTGTTGCTACACATTTCCTTTGAGCCGATAGACGTACGCCAAAATTTCCGCCACTGCCTTAAAAAACGCCTCTGGAATCATGTCGCCGACTTCCGTCTGACGGTAGAGCGCCTG is a window of Geobacillus kaustophilus DNA encoding:
- the flhA gene encoding flagellar biosynthesis protein FlhA encodes the protein MQAQMKDLSVLFLVVLIVAMLVIPLPTWLLSVLIIINISLALLVLLTAMNTKEPLEFSIFPSLLLVLTLFRLGLNVSTTRSILSKGEAGGVVETFGTFVVGGDVVVGFVVFLILVIIQFVVITKGAERVSEVAARFTLDAMPGKQMSIDADLNAGMISEQEARKRREKVAQEADFYGAMDGASKFVKGDAIASIIIVVINMLFGMVIGVVEQGMDMAEAAKRYTLLTVGDGIVSQIPALLISTATGIIVTRAASDSNLSGDIMRQLFAFPKMLYVTAGTIFLLGLFTPINDLLTMPIAVLLALGGYRFIERQKQEEAALAAPEEEAAAADELKSPESVIQLLHVDPIEFEFGYALIPLADANQGGDLLDRIVMIRRQLALELGIVIPVVRVRDNIQLQPNEYRIKVKGEEVARGELLLDHYLAMSPGVDDDSIDGIDTIEPAFGLSAKWISETVKDRAEMLGYTVVDPPSVVSTHLTEVLKAHAHELLGRQETKQLIDHLKESYPVLVDEVTPNPLSVGDVQKVLAKLLKEKVSIRNLPLIFEALADFARLTSDTDLLTEYVRQALARQITSQYAVPGEPLRVITLSGRVEKTIADAVQQTEHGRYLALEPARAQAFVEAVAAALERYPFAGQTPILLCSPAVRMYVRQLTERHFPTVPVLSYNELEADVEVQSVGMVEIE